A genomic region of Bacteroides acidifaciens contains the following coding sequences:
- the rpsD gene encoding 30S ribosomal protein S4, which produces MARYTGPKSRIARKFGEGIFGADKVLSKKNYPPGQHGNSRKRKTSEYGVQLREKQKAKYTYGVLEKQFRNLFEKAATAKGITGEVLLQLLEGRLDNVVFRLGIAPTRAAARQLVSHKHITVDGEVVNIPSFAVKPGQLIGVRERSKSLEVIANSLAGFNHSKYAWLEWDEASKVGKMLHIPERADIPENIKEHLIVELYSK; this is translated from the coding sequence ATGGCTAGATATACTGGACCAAAATCAAGAATCGCCCGTAAATTCGGTGAAGGAATCTTTGGAGCTGATAAAGTTTTGTCAAAGAAGAACTATCCTCCCGGACAACATGGTAATTCAAGAAAAAGAAAAACTTCTGAATACGGTGTGCAACTTCGTGAAAAGCAGAAAGCTAAATACACCTATGGAGTTTTAGAAAAACAATTCCGCAATTTGTTTGAAAAAGCAGCTACTGCTAAAGGTATTACTGGTGAGGTACTCCTTCAATTGCTGGAAGGCCGTCTTGACAACGTAGTATTCCGTTTGGGTATTGCTCCTACACGTGCTGCTGCTCGTCAGTTGGTTAGTCACAAGCACATTACTGTTGATGGTGAAGTGGTAAATATTCCTTCATTTGCAGTAAAACCAGGTCAATTGATTGGTGTTCGTGAGAGATCTAAATCTTTGGAAGTAATTGCTAATTCTCTCGCAGGTTTCAATCATAGCAAATATGCTTGGTTGGAATGGGATGAAGCTTCAAAGGTTGGTAAAATGTTGCACATACCTGAAAGAGCAGACATTCCTGAGAACATTAAAGAACATTTGATCGTTGAATTGTATTCTAAATAA
- a CDS encoding DNA-directed RNA polymerase subunit alpha, with protein MAILAFQKPDKVLMLEADSRFGKFEFRPLEPGFGITVGNALRRILLSSLEGFAITTIRIDGVEHEFSSVPGVKEDVTNIILNLKQVRFKQVVEEFESEKVSITVENSSEFKAGDIGKYLTGFEVLNPELVICHLDSKSTMQIDITINKGRGYVPADENREYCTDVNVIPIDSIYTPIRNVKYAVENFRVEQKTDYEKLVLEISTDGSIHPKEALKEAAKILIYHFMLFSDEKITLESNDTDGNEEFDEEVLHMRQLLKTKLVDMDLSVRALNCLKAADVETLGDLVQFNKTDLLKFRNFGKKSLTELDDLLESLNLSFGTDISKYKLDKE; from the coding sequence ATGGCGATATTAGCATTTCAAAAACCTGATAAAGTATTAATGTTGGAGGCGGACTCTAGATTCGGTAAATTCGAATTCCGTCCGTTGGAACCGGGTTTTGGTATTACTGTAGGTAATGCATTACGCCGTATCCTTCTTTCTTCATTAGAGGGTTTTGCTATCACTACCATCAGAATCGACGGTGTGGAGCATGAATTTTCTAGTGTACCTGGAGTAAAAGAGGATGTTACCAACATTATCTTGAATCTGAAACAAGTGAGATTCAAGCAAGTAGTTGAAGAGTTCGAGAGCGAAAAAGTGAGCATCACTGTCGAGAATTCCAGTGAATTTAAAGCAGGTGACATAGGTAAGTATTTGACTGGATTTGAAGTGTTAAATCCGGAATTAGTTATTTGTCATTTAGATTCTAAGTCAACTATGCAGATTGATATTACAATTAACAAAGGACGTGGTTATGTGCCTGCTGATGAAAATCGCGAGTATTGCACGGACGTTAATGTAATTCCAATCGACTCTATTTATACACCGATACGTAATGTCAAGTATGCTGTAGAAAACTTCCGTGTAGAACAGAAGACTGACTACGAAAAGCTAGTGCTTGAAATTAGTACCGACGGTTCTATACATCCGAAAGAAGCGCTGAAAGAAGCTGCAAAAATTCTGATTTATCATTTCATGTTGTTCTCTGACGAGAAGATCACGCTTGAAAGTAATGATACTGACGGCAATGAAGAGTTTGATGAAGAAGTATTGCATATGCGTCAGTTGTTGAAGACTAAGCTTGTTGATATGGACTTGTCAGTTCGTGCCCTCAATTGCTTGAAGGCTGCCGATGTAGAAACACTTGGTGACTTGGTACAGTTCAACAAAACTGACCTGCTGAAATTCAGAAACTTCGGAAAGAAATCGCTTACCGAGCTTGATGATTTGCTGGAAAGTCTGAATCTGTCGTTTGGAACCGATATTTCTAAATATAAATTAGATAAAGAATAA
- the rplQ gene encoding 50S ribosomal protein L17, with protein MRHNKKFNHLGRTASHRSAMLSNMACSLIKHKRITTTVAKAKALKKFVEPLITKSKEDTTNSRRVVFSNLQDKIAVTELFKEISVKIADRPGGYTRIIKTGNRLGDNAEMCFIELVDYNENMAKEKVAKKATRTRRSKKSAEAAPAAVEAPATETSKAEEPKAESAE; from the coding sequence ATGAGACATAATAAAAAATTCAATCATTTAGGTCGTACTGCTTCTCATAGAAGTGCTATGTTATCTAACATGGCTTGTTCTTTGATCAAGCACAAAAGAATCACTACGACTGTTGCAAAGGCAAAAGCTTTGAAGAAGTTTGTTGAGCCTTTGATTACTAAGTCTAAAGAAGACACTACGAATTCTCGTCGTGTTGTATTTAGCAATTTGCAAGATAAGATTGCAGTAACGGAATTGTTCAAGGAAATTTCTGTTAAGATTGCTGATCGTCCAGGTGGTTATACCCGTATCATTAAGACTGGTAACCGTTTGGGTGATAACGCTGAAATGTGCTTCATCGAGTTGGTTGACTACAATGAAAACATGGCAAAAGAAAAAGTTGCTAAGAAAGCAACTCGTACTCGTCGTTCCAAGAAGAGTGCCGAAGCTGCTCCTGCTGCTGTTGAAGCACCTGCAACTGAGACTTCGAAAGCTGAAGAACCAAAAGCAGAATCTGCAGAATAA